The following coding sequences are from one Poecilia reticulata strain Guanapo linkage group LG18, Guppy_female_1.0+MT, whole genome shotgun sequence window:
- the LOC103480236 gene encoding uncharacterized protein LOC103480236: MKNFTFIPALLYCSFCSVLVSGSQMVKVQPGEDVTLVCRKKSSGLSYWFRLREKIKVNCISVMVDNGNVQNCDGFQKEKFNMSSNNCIVSLKIKKVNISDAGLYFCGVKRDAAIVFSVIHLHVKDTKAFYEDAEKQKEPDVNLFLISVALYCTNCLLIIIIILLCVKVIKLRKVNTQDRNSCQNENPGSHELTYASVSFEKGGKRRREVEPDVVYAATR, translated from the exons ATGAAGAACTTCACCTTTATACCAGCTTTACTTTACTGCAGCTTTT GTTCGGTTTTAGTCTCTGGGTCTCAGATGGTGAAGGTCCAGCCAGGTGAAGATGTGACACTGGTGTGTAGAAAGAAGTCCAGTGGACTATCCTACTGGTTCAGACTGAGAGAGAAGATCAAGGTTAACTGTATCTCTGTCATGGTTGATAACGGCAATGTTCAAAACTGTGACGGATTTCAGAAGGAAAAGTTTAACATGAGCTCCAACAACTGCATCGTCTCTCTTAAAAtcaaaaaagtgaatatttctgATGCTGGACTGTATTTCTGTGGAGTTAAAAGAGATGCAGCCATAGTTTTCAGTGTGATACATTTACATGTGAAAg acacaAAGGCGTTTTATGAGGACGCAGAGAAACAAA AAGAACCTGATGTAAACTTGTTCCTGATAAGTGTGGCTCTCTACTGTACGAATTGTCTCCTAATCATTATCATCATCCTCCTGTGTGTCAAAGTCATTAAACTTCGTAAAG TTAACACCCAGGATAGAAACTCGTGTCAAAATGAG AACCCTGGCTCTCACGAGCTGACCTACGCCTCGGTCAGCTTTGAGAAAGgtggaaagagaagaagagaggtGGAGCCAGACGTCGTGTACGCCGCCACCAGATAG
- the LOC103480237 gene encoding uncharacterized protein LOC103480237, with protein MKNSVLIAAVLYSFCWTSGSVSGSEILTVHPGEDVRLQSANMFQDGSVTFWLRVINQTTTSCIAVINGVSTTIDHCEGFDSGSFEMTVNVSNVTLIIKRVNISDTGIYICGRYHSANLKLTVQHLHVIEKPNNMMLFVIPGSGIVVLLIIVIVLIIQVMKIQTAADGDTDQHQQEVPDSTEQSRPADAEKKRKRRRAPPEPEVVYATSKTHWNRK; from the exons ATGAAGAACTCTGTCCTGATAGCAGCTGTGCTTTACAGCTTCT GTTGGACGTCTGGTTCAGTTTCTGGGTCTGAGATCCTGACAGTTCATCCGGGTGAAGATGTCAGACTGCAGAGCGCCAACATGTTCCAGGACGGTTCAGTGACATTCTGGTTGAGAGTGATTAATCAAACCACGACCAGTTGTATCGCTGTGATTAATGGAGTTAGTACAACCATTGACCACTGTGAAGGATTTGATAGCGGATCATTTGAAATGACAGTAAACGTCTCCAATGTTACACTCATAATTAAACGTGTGAATATCTCAGACACTGGAATATATATTTGTGGACGTTACCACAGTGCAAATCTCAAGCTCACTGTGCAACATTTACATGTAATCG aaaagccaaacaacatgatgctgtttgttatTCCTGGTTCCGGGATCGTTGTGCTCCTCATCATTGTCATCGTTCTGATCATTCAAGTGATGAAAATTCAAACAG CTGCAGATGGAGACACAGATCAACATCAACAGGAG GTTCCTGACTCGACTGAACAGAGCCGCCCTGCAGACGctgagaagaagaggaagaggagaagagcgCCGCCAGAGCCGGAGGTCGTGTACGCAACCTCCAAGACACATTGGAACAGGAAGTGA
- the LOC103480238 gene encoding C-type lectin 9a-like: protein MNTLQSAGYGSDVWIGLYSEINWQWSDAYNGAGADYRHWRSDLNEPEFQSAMQFCVRSGSGGNWWDDDCALNLPFMCYSGTPESAKFSLQNEQRNWSSAQSFCRENYVDLATVKTDAENQILDNKIVSSAWIGLYRDPNLFWSDGSDFLFSNWDSVINPIGSMPVICGATSSGRLGKWKFLSCETKLPFVCHSAPGQTAAEWSEWSHLEVERAN from the exons ATGAACACACTCCAGTCCGCCGGCTACGGCTCTGACGTCTGGATTGGTTTGTACAGCGAGATCAACTGGCAGTGGTCCGACGCCTATAATGGGGCCGGGGCTGACTACAGGCACTGGAGGAGCGACTTAAATGAACCGGAGTTCCAGAGCGCCATGCAATTCTGCGTGAGATCTGGGAGCGGAGGAAACTGGTGGGATGACGATTGTGCGTTAAACCTTCCGTTTATGTGTTACAGCG GAACACCGGAGTCGGCCAAATTTTCTCTTCAAAATGAGCAAAGGAACTGGTCCAGCGCTCAGAGCTTCTGCAGAGAGAACTATGTGGACCTGGCAACCGTGAAAACAGATGCAGAAAACCAGATACTGGATAACAAAATAGTTTCTTCAGCCTGGATTGGTCTGTACAGAGATCCAAACCTGTTCTGGTCTGACGGGAGCGACTTTCTCTTCAGCAACTGGGACTCTGTCATTAATCCAATTGGCTCCATGCCAGTCATATGCGGCGCTACGTCTTCTGGGCGATTGGGGAAATGGAAATTTTTGTCCTGTGAAACTAAATTACCATTTGTCTGCCACAGTG CTCCAGGACAGACTGCAGCAGAGTGGAGTGAGTGGAGCCACCTTGAAGTGGAGCGAGCGAACTGA
- the LOC103480229 gene encoding uncharacterized protein LOC103480229 — protein sequence MLTSSQFVVWATILLLGTMGQKIHLNLTPPVHQSGSFISAPIGGKVTLHCFHDSERIYWYRQTLGQKPTLIASFYIYGRETIFHGEFKNNSRLDLVKGDWTNHLIISDLRVSDSATYFCGTSNAQPQGTVVSVKSFDSDVKVLVHQLTSESRQPEGSATLNCTLKTGNGGGEHRVYWFKNSDGFQPGFFYTQGSKNDQSERNSNTQTHTCVHHLPMENQSVSDAGSYHCAIASCGHVLFENATMQDFSREKNLLQNAVFGTLTGFLTTLLAASLVFLLCRRRKTSGENLQCSAAMTAPQVNDHDMTVLNTTINVDQSNRSRRQRESSKTECVYSNVSHRK from the exons ATGCTGACATCAAGTCAGTTTGTCGTCTGGGCGACAATTTTGCTCCTGGGCACCATGG GTCAGAAAATTCATCTGAATTTAACCCCGCCTGTTCATCAAAGCGGCAGCTTCATATCAGCTCCCATTGGGGGAAAAGTGACTTTACATTGTTTCCATGACTCAGAACGGATCTACTGGTACAGGCAAACCCTGGGGCAGAAACCAACGCTGATTGCCAGCTTCTATATCTACGGGAGAGAAACCATTTTTCATGGTGAATTCAAGAACAATTCTCGTTTGGATTTGGTTAAGGGAGACTGGACAAATCATCTGATCATTTCAGATCTACGAGTTTCAGACTCTGCCACATATTTCTGTGGAACGAGCAACGCGCAACCACAAGGCACTGTCGTCAGCGTAAAAAGCTTCGACTCCGATGTAAAAGTTCTGGTCCATCAGTTGACCTCTGAGAGCCGGCAGCCAGAAGGCTCTGCAACTCTGAACTGTACACTAAAAACTGGAAACGGTGGTGGAGAACACAGagtttattggtttaaaaactCTGACGGATTCCAACCAGGATTCTTTTACACTCAGGGAAGCAAGAATGATCAGAGTGAGAGAAAttccaacacacaaacacacacctgcgtCCACCACCTGCCGATGGAGAACCAGTCCGTGTCTGATGCTGGATCCTACCACTGTGCTATTGCTTCCTGTGGACACGTCCTGTTTGAAAACGCAACAATGCAGGACTTTTCAC GTGAGAAAAATCTCCTCCAGAATGCTGTCTTTGGAACTTTAACTGGATTTCTGACAACCCTTCTTGCTGCTTCACTGGTTTTCTTATTGTGCAGACGAAGAAAAACATCAGGTGAAA ATTTGCAATGTTCTGCTGCTATGACTGCACCGCAG GTTAATGACCACGACATGACAGTCCTCAATACAACTATAAATGTTGATCAGTCCAACAGATCaagaagacagagagagagcagCAAGACTGAGTGTGTTTACTCCAATGTTAGCCATAGGAAGTGA
- the LOC103480230 gene encoding uncharacterized protein LOC103480230 isoform X3, which translates to MTCKCFVVYLMFLFLGTMAGTKTQKILSVRQDKHFVFAKAGDNLTLQCFYENVVDARFYWYRQNLGQKPRLVSTYYKYDKNATFHDEFRNDPRFDLAITKGKNHLKIRNLRISDSAVYFCASSYLYRLDFAEGTMVYVEQTGSKLQTSVYQSALETIRPGGSVTLNCTVQTGTCGGEHSVYWFKNFEESEPGLIHSQGGENKLCNNKTGGQTHSCVYKLPIGKLDASHAGTYYCAVASCGHILFGTGTKLDLKDTNNLETYLWTGAFSFTSLLSVLLAVLLCVTRKKKSFKCSKSVKGPSNKPDVKDACNAQKAYYAAFFALSNRPRRRKDPIWSECVYYRV; encoded by the exons ATGACATGCAAATGCTTTGTTGTCTATCTGATGTTCTTGTTCTTGGGGACAATGG CTGggacaaagacacaaaaaatcTTATCTGTTCGCCAAGACAAACATTTCGTGTTCGCTAAAGCTGGAGACAACTTGACTCTGCAATGCTTCTATGAAAACGTCGTGGACGCTCGGTTCTACTGGTACAGGCAAAATCTGGGGCAGAAGCCAAGGCTGGTCTCCACCTATTACAAGTACGACAAGAACGCCACTTTCCACGATGAATTCAGAAACGATCCACGCTTTGACCTGGCGATCACTAAAGgcaaaaatcatttgaagatAAGAAATCTGAGGATTTCAGACTCTGCAGTTTACTTCTGTGCAAGCAGCTACCTGTACAGGCTGGATTTTGCTGAAGGCACAATGGTGTATGTAGAACAAACAGGTTCCAAGCTGCAAACTTCAGTTTATCAGTCAGCATTGGAGACCATCCGGCCCGGAGGCTCTGTGACCCTGAACTGTACGGTACAAACTGGGACCTGTGGCGGAGAGCACAgcgtttactggtttaaaaacttCGAAGAGTCTGAACCAGGACTCATTCACAGCCAAGGGGGTGAGAACAAGCTGTGCAACAACAAAACCGGCGGACAGACACACAGCTGTGTGTACAAGCTGCCGATTGGCAAACTGGACGCCTCTCATGCTGGAACCTACTACTGTGCGGTTGCCTCCTGTGGACACATTCTGTTCGGAACAGGCACAAAGCTGGACTTAAAAG atacCAACAACTTAGAGACTTATTTATGGACCGGAGCCTTTTCTTTCACCTCCCTCCTGAGTGTTTTACTGGCTGTCTTACTGTGTGTGACACGTAAGAAAAAGAGCTTCAAATGTTCAa AGTCTGTAAAAGGGCCATCCAACAAGCCAGATGTGAAG GATGCTTGCAATGCACAAAAAGCATATTACGCAGCTTTTTTTGCACTGTCCAATAGACCACGAAGGAGAAAGGATCCCATCTGGAGTGAATGTGTGTACTACAGGGTTTAG
- the LOC103480230 gene encoding uncharacterized protein LOC103480230 isoform X1, translated as MFLFLGTMGESMYKFHISVRCTKLSYVYHVGVLFFTTAGTKTQKILSVRQDKHFVFAKAGDNLTLQCFYENVVDARFYWYRQNLGQKPRLVSTYYKYDKNATFHDEFRNDPRFDLAITKGKNHLKIRNLRISDSAVYFCASSYLYRLDFAEGTMVYVEQTGSKLQTSVYQSALETIRPGGSVTLNCTVQTGTCGGEHSVYWFKNFEESEPGLIHSQGGENKLCNNKTGGQTHSCVYKLPIGKLDASHAGTYYCAVASCGHILFGTGTKLDLKDTNNLETYLWTGAFSFTSLLSVLLAVLLCVTRKKKSFKCSKSVKGPSNKPDVKDACNAQKAYYAAFFALSNRPRRRKDPIWSECVYYRV; from the exons ATGTTCTTGTTCTTGGGGACAATGGGTGAGTCCATGTACAAGTTCCACATTTCGGTGCGCTGTACCAAGTTGTCGTATGTTTATCATGTCGGGGTTTTATTCTTTACCACAGCTGggacaaagacacaaaaaatcTTATCTGTTCGCCAAGACAAACATTTCGTGTTCGCTAAAGCTGGAGACAACTTGACTCTGCAATGCTTCTATGAAAACGTCGTGGACGCTCGGTTCTACTGGTACAGGCAAAATCTGGGGCAGAAGCCAAGGCTGGTCTCCACCTATTACAAGTACGACAAGAACGCCACTTTCCACGATGAATTCAGAAACGATCCACGCTTTGACCTGGCGATCACTAAAGgcaaaaatcatttgaagatAAGAAATCTGAGGATTTCAGACTCTGCAGTTTACTTCTGTGCAAGCAGCTACCTGTACAGGCTGGATTTTGCTGAAGGCACAATGGTGTATGTAGAACAAACAGGTTCCAAGCTGCAAACTTCAGTTTATCAGTCAGCATTGGAGACCATCCGGCCCGGAGGCTCTGTGACCCTGAACTGTACGGTACAAACTGGGACCTGTGGCGGAGAGCACAgcgtttactggtttaaaaacttCGAAGAGTCTGAACCAGGACTCATTCACAGCCAAGGGGGTGAGAACAAGCTGTGCAACAACAAAACCGGCGGACAGACACACAGCTGTGTGTACAAGCTGCCGATTGGCAAACTGGACGCCTCTCATGCTGGAACCTACTACTGTGCGGTTGCCTCCTGTGGACACATTCTGTTCGGAACAGGCACAAAGCTGGACTTAAAAG atacCAACAACTTAGAGACTTATTTATGGACCGGAGCCTTTTCTTTCACCTCCCTCCTGAGTGTTTTACTGGCTGTCTTACTGTGTGTGACACGTAAGAAAAAGAGCTTCAAATGTTCAa AGTCTGTAAAAGGGCCATCCAACAAGCCAGATGTGAAG GATGCTTGCAATGCACAAAAAGCATATTACGCAGCTTTTTTTGCACTGTCCAATAGACCACGAAGGAGAAAGGATCCCATCTGGAGTGAATGTGTGTACTACAGGGTTTAG
- the LOC103480230 gene encoding uncharacterized protein LOC103480230 isoform X2, whose protein sequence is MFLFLGTMGESMYKFHISVRCTKLSYVYHVGVLFFTTAGTKTQKILSVRQDKHFVFAKAGDNLTLQCFYENVVDARFYWYRQNLGQKPRLVSTYYKYDKNATFHDEFRNDPRFDLAITKGKNHLKIRNLRISDSAVYFCASSYLYRLDFAEGTMVYVEQTGSKLQTSVYQSALETIRPGGSVTLNCTVQTGTCGGEHSVYWFKNFEESEPGLIHSQGGENKLCNNKTGGQTHSCVYKLPIGKLDASHAGTYYCAVASCGHILFGTGTKLDLKDTNNLETYLWTGAFSFTSLLSVLLAVLLCVTQSVKGPSNKPDVKDACNAQKAYYAAFFALSNRPRRRKDPIWSECVYYRV, encoded by the exons ATGTTCTTGTTCTTGGGGACAATGGGTGAGTCCATGTACAAGTTCCACATTTCGGTGCGCTGTACCAAGTTGTCGTATGTTTATCATGTCGGGGTTTTATTCTTTACCACAGCTGggacaaagacacaaaaaatcTTATCTGTTCGCCAAGACAAACATTTCGTGTTCGCTAAAGCTGGAGACAACTTGACTCTGCAATGCTTCTATGAAAACGTCGTGGACGCTCGGTTCTACTGGTACAGGCAAAATCTGGGGCAGAAGCCAAGGCTGGTCTCCACCTATTACAAGTACGACAAGAACGCCACTTTCCACGATGAATTCAGAAACGATCCACGCTTTGACCTGGCGATCACTAAAGgcaaaaatcatttgaagatAAGAAATCTGAGGATTTCAGACTCTGCAGTTTACTTCTGTGCAAGCAGCTACCTGTACAGGCTGGATTTTGCTGAAGGCACAATGGTGTATGTAGAACAAACAGGTTCCAAGCTGCAAACTTCAGTTTATCAGTCAGCATTGGAGACCATCCGGCCCGGAGGCTCTGTGACCCTGAACTGTACGGTACAAACTGGGACCTGTGGCGGAGAGCACAgcgtttactggtttaaaaacttCGAAGAGTCTGAACCAGGACTCATTCACAGCCAAGGGGGTGAGAACAAGCTGTGCAACAACAAAACCGGCGGACAGACACACAGCTGTGTGTACAAGCTGCCGATTGGCAAACTGGACGCCTCTCATGCTGGAACCTACTACTGTGCGGTTGCCTCCTGTGGACACATTCTGTTCGGAACAGGCACAAAGCTGGACTTAAAAG atacCAACAACTTAGAGACTTATTTATGGACCGGAGCCTTTTCTTTCACCTCCCTCCTGAGTGTTTTACTGGCTGTCTTACTGTGTGTGACAC AGTCTGTAAAAGGGCCATCCAACAAGCCAGATGTGAAG GATGCTTGCAATGCACAAAAAGCATATTACGCAGCTTTTTTTGCACTGTCCAATAGACCACGAAGGAGAAAGGATCCCATCTGGAGTGAATGTGTGTACTACAGGGTTTAG
- the LOC103480239 gene encoding uncharacterized protein LOC103480239 codes for MLRFYVLLVPLCKAYGDVLYADFGDNVTLHCFYTSSASHLNWYKQVPGEPPQIISTFYKHLPGSNTLHKQFKDNKRLSVYTKEGLYDLKISNIQDSDSALYYCGYTSISVTEFDNGTFLLLKNSSCKTVLHQPDSVSAQPGGSVTLNCTMLTGTVNGDHSVYWFRKNSEGSGLGTLYTTTRSGGLCARSPEDGPAVHSCVYSLPKRNVTMSDAGTYHCAAASCGRILFGPGTRLNVGEKQLDPALMHGGVVSLAASLILNIILIFINEDLTVVHYAALDFKLKSDAMNRQKNREEEPVYSRVRQSNQK; via the exons ATGCTGAGGTTTTATGTACTCCTGGTTCCTCTCTGTAAAGCAT ACGGGGACGTTCTCTACGCCGACTTTGGAGACAATGTTACTCTGCATTGCTTCTACACCTCCAGTGCCTCCCATCTAAACTGGTACAAGCAGGTACCAGGAGAACCGCCGCAGATCATATCCACTTTTTACAAACATCTTCCCGGCTCCAACACCTTACACAAGCAGTTTAAGGACAATAAGCGACTTTCAGTTTACACCAAGGAAGGGCTCTACGATCTGAAGATCTCTAATATCCAAGACTCTGATTCTGCTCTGTACTACTGCGGCTACACCAGCATCTCCGTCACCGAGTTTGACAAcggaacatttttattgctaaagA ATTCCAGCTGCAAGACGGTCCTCCACCAGCCGGACTCCGTTTCTGCCCAACCAGGAGGCTCTGTGACTCTGAACTGCACCATGCTAACCGGAACCGTTAACGGAGACCACAGCGTTTACTGGTTCAGGAAGAACTCGGAGGGATCCGGTCTGGGAACGCTGTACACAACGACACGGAGTGGTGGTCTGTGTGCGAGGAGCCCAGAAGACGGTCCTGCTGTCCACAGCTGCGTGTACAGCTTACCAAAGAGGAACGTGACCATGTCTGATGCTGGGACGTACCACTGCGCTGCGGCTTCATGCGGACGGATTCTATTCGGGCCAGGAACAAGACTAAATGTGGGAG AGAAACAGCTTGACCCTGCGTTGATGCATGGAGGGGTGGTGTCCCTGGCTGCGTCTCTGATCTTGAACATCAtcctgatttttatt AACGAAGACTTAACGGTGGTTCATTATGCAGCCCTGGATTTCAAACTGAAGTCGGACGCAATGAACAGACAGAAGAACCGAGAGGAGGAACCGGTTTACTCCAGAGTCAGACAGTCCAACCAGAAGTGA